Genomic window (Atribacterota bacterium):
TAATAGATTGGGAGTGGATGTTTGTTTTAGGCATTATAATAGGTTCTTTAGTTTCGGCGATGCTTTCAGGGGATTTTTCTTTAAGACTGGTTCCCTCTCTTTGGATGGCACGGTTTGGGGTATCTTTTCTACCACGTTTTTTTACTGCATTGATTGGTGGTATTGTTCTTGGTATTGGAGCTCGTTGGGCTGGCGGCTGTACCAGTGGTCATGGCATTAGTGGAACTATGCAGCTGGCAGTTAGCAGTTGGATTGCTGTAATATTATTCTTTATTGGCGGAATAATTACTGCCCAATTTATGTACTATGGACTGGGAGGTTAGAGATGTTAAAAAAATTGCATTCTCAAAACAGGACCCAGCTATTCCTCGGTCTTATAATGGGTTTTTTCTTTGGTTTTCTGTTGCAAAAAGGAGGGGTAGCCAAATATGAT
Coding sequences:
- a CDS encoding YeeE/YedE thiosulfate transporter family protein; amino-acid sequence: MEIFTLKTWSPYLVGAGIGILSWFTFLLSNKPIGCSTAFARTSGMIEQALTGKSVEKNPYYQKFPAVIDWEWMFVLGIIIGSLVSAMLSGDFSLRLVPSLWMARFGVSFLPRFFTALIGGIVLGIGARWAGGCTSGHGISGTMQLAVSSWIAVILFFIGGIITAQFMYYGLGG